GATGGGCCACCCAGGCCTCGAGACGATCGCGGGCCTTGAGGCGCGCATAGCGATAACGTAAGGGACCGTTGACCCNCCTCGCGGTGGGCACAGGCAACGAGATGGGCCACCCAGGCCTCGAGACGATCGCGGGCCTTGAGGCGCGCATAGCGATAACGTAAGGGACCGTTGACCCCGCCCAGGGCAATGCGTCCGTGCAGACGCCCCACCGTCAGGGCCAGATCCACATCGAGAGGGTGCGAAGTTTCATCCCGCAGGGGCGCGAGCTTGGCGACAAAATCCTGCGCCGCGCTGTCGAGATCGGCAAACACCGTCTGTCCCGGCACACCAGGGGGCAGCAAAGCGCGTGCCCGGTAGCGGCGATAGGCCGTTTCGTCAGGGCGTTGCTCAAGGTGATCGCTAATCAACTCCGTCATCACCTGATAGCGCTCCAGCCCCCCTAGCTCCAGAGTCTCGCGCTCTTCCAAAGCCTCTTCCCCGGCGAAGAGACGGATGCCGAGACGCTCTTCGAGAAAAAAGCGCTGCGGATGACGCAAAAAGCGTATCAAACCCTGCACCTCGATCTCTGCCACCGCCTCTGCCGGCAAGGGCAGCGCCGTCGGGGTCAGGACGGTGGAGACCCGGGCGCCGGCGGCACGTGCCGCCAGGGCCTCGCAATTGGCGCGCGCGTAGCTGAACAGCCTGGAATCGGCCGTGAAATACGCTGGATGAAAGGCTTGCAGGGGGTGCATGCAGAGCAGCTGGTCGCGCGCCGGACCCGCGCCCAGGCGAAACCCGCGATCGATACAATCGAGCAGTTCGCTGACCAGGACCGAGGGCGGCGCGATACTGTTGTCACGGGCGTTCTGTCCCACATAGGTGAGGATAAAATAATCGCGCGCCGAAACCAGGGCTTCCAGAAACAAATAGCGGTCTTCGCGGCGCAGGGAGCGATCACCGGGCTGGGGATGGCGGGCCATGAGGTCAAACCCGGCCGGGCGCTCGGCGCGGGGAAAGGCGCCGTCGTTCATGCCCGAAAGCACGATCACCCGAAAGGGGATGCTGCGCATGGGCAGCAACGCGCAAAAGGTCACACCGCCGGCGAGAAATCCCTGGGCGCTCCCGGAGCGCTCCAGCAGTCCGGCGAGATGCTCACGGATCACCTCCAGCGGAAGCGGCTCATGGAAGGCGGCAAGGCGCGAGGTTTCGCGCAGTTCCCGCAGGGCGCGGCGAATTTCCTCGAGTTCCAGTTCGGCCTCGCCGGGGTCGAAAAATTGCGTCAGCAGCTCTTCGAAGCACTCCGCCCATTCCCGAGGCGAGCGGGCCCGCTCAAGGTTTGCCGCAAGATCGAACAGGGCCTCGATGAAATCCAGAAAATATCCCAGGACGCGGGCATCGCCGCCGCTCACCGCGTCCCGCGGCAGAATTCCGGCAAACAGTCCGCCCTCCTCGGGCAACGCGTAGCCCAGAAGCAACCGCTCAAGCCCTGCGCGCCAACTGTTTTCGCCGTAGGCCGGCAGATCCTGGCGCTGCCGATCGGCGGCATCGATGCCCCAGCGAATGCGGGTATCGCGCACCCAGGCACGAACTTGATCCAGATCGGCGGGCGCCAACCCGAAACGCGCGCTTACCGCCGGAGTCTCCAGAATATCGAGCACCTGGGCCGCACCGAAGCGGCTTCCGACCAGGGCCGGCAACTTGAGAAAGGTCTCGACCACCGCACTCTGGGCACGCAGTCCGCGATCGGCAATGCGAAAGGGGATGCGCGGCACCTCCTGATCCTCGCCCTCGAACACCGCGCTGATGTAGGGCGCATAGGCCTCGACATCGGGGATCATCACCAGCACGTCATTGGGCCTCAGATCGCCGTGGCGCGCAAACAGATCGAGCAGCTGATCATGCAGAACCTCCATTTCGCGCAGCGGCCCATGGCAACAATGCACCTGCACGGAGCGATCGCCTGCATCGAGAGTCAAGAGCGGGGCGTTGCCGTCAGGCCGGTCGCGCAGCAGCAGAATGTCGCTTTGCAGGGCGTGCAGCAGGCTGTCCTCACAGGGTTCGCTGAAGCACTGATGCTCCTCGAAATCCAGGCGATCCAGCAACAAACGGAAAAAATCACGCCCCAACCCGCCCAGGGATGCCAGCAGCGGATGGCCGCTGCCCAGATGAAGATCGGCGGCCAGATAATCGTCGAAACTGAGTTGTTGCTTGCGTTTGGCCGCTTCGCGGGCGGAGACGATATCGCCCCAGTATTCGCGTGAAGGATTGAGCAGGAACAGATTGACATCGAGATGCGCGGACAGCGCCTCGAACACCGCCAGGTGCATGGGCGGCATGGCGGGAATGCCGAATACCGCCACGCGGTGCGGCAGATGCGCGGTGGGAAAGTCGCCGCCCCGCGCCGCAGCGAGAAAATCATGCAGGATGGCCGCCTTATGCGGGCCGGCCGACGGAGCGGCGAGTTCGCGCCAAAGTTGCGCCTGCCAGGCCTGTTCGGGCTCCTCCGACCTCCTTTCCCAGGTGCGCAGCAGATCCGGCCGATACACCGCATACTGGTCGAAAAGGTCGGCAAGCCGTCGGGCGAATTGATAGGATTTGAGCGGATCGGCGGACGCGCCGAAATAGGCACGCACCGGAGCGAACTCCGGACCTTCGAGCAAGTCGGGCAGGCGCGCGAGGATCCGCCAGGTCAGGGGCCCGGGATCGAAGAGGGATTTCTCCGCCAAATTGGGCAACGCCGCGCGAAAAGATTCCCAGATAAAGGCGTTGGGAAAGGGAAAGCTGCGATGATCATTGGCCCACACCCCGAAGCGCTCGGCCAGGCGCAGGGACAGCCAGCGCTGCATACCGCGGCTCTGCACGACGATGATTTCCGGCGTCAAAGGAGAAGCCGCCGAGGCCTGCACCACCTGAGCCAGCTCATCAAACAACAGCTCCAAGCGGTTGCTGAGAAACAGACGAAAAGCACTCATAAACGACACCGCGGATGTGGAGATCAAACCGGTTGGGCGAAAAGGCTTCTAAAAATGCAACTGTTCAGCATGCACCGCAGGGTACGGCGGCATCGCGTGCGGCAAAAACTCACCTGCGGCTCAAACATTTGCCGCAGCACTCAACCGCCNACCGCAGGGTACGGCGGCATCGCGTGCGGCAAAAACTCACCTGCGGCTCAAACATTTGCCGCAGCACTCAACCGCCGCACCCTGCGGTCCTGTCAGACGTTGCCACTGAATAGTTACCTGAAAATGAGCTTAGTGGAGTTCGCGACAGAAAAGGTCAGAAAGTTCAGAAAAAAGGCTGGGCAAAAAGCGTAGGGGGCGCAACCTGCTGCGCCCCCATCACGACATCATCTCAATTTTCGGCCATGAAATGGCGCTCGTACATATCTTCAAGCTCTTGCAGATGGCGGGTTTCGTCATTGAGCAGTTTTTCAAAGAGTTTGGCCATGGGTGCGCCTTCGCAGCCTTGCATCATCTTCTGGTAGAAATCGATGGCGTGTTTTTCCAGATGGATGGCAAAGGCCAGTGCCTGACGCGCATCGGCATCGGGACTGAGTTCTTTTTGGTGCAGAACATAATCCAGATTCATGGTTGGAACCGGCCGCTCCATGGCATGCTCACCTTCAATGGTCCCCTCGACCAGAGCGCGCTCCAAGGCATGCTTGTGTTCAAGCTCATCGAGAGCGGCATCTTTGAGGACCAGGCGCGCCTGCTTGTTTTTGAGCTTGCGCATAGCTTCCAGATAACTGCGGAAGCCGTCGTTTTCCATTTTAACCGCCGCTTCGAGGGCGGCCTCATAGGTATAACAAGCTTTGGCTTTGTTGGAACTCATGGCGTATCCTCCACTCAATAGATGACAATATAGCCGTGTTTTTCAGCGATGCGGGAGATTTCCAAAACGTCCTGAATGCGGTACTCGCTGCCGTCGAGGCAAAACAGATAACTGCCGTCGTCCTGCTTTTCAGCTTTGTCGACCAGGTACTCAAACATGGCTGTCTTTATCGTTTCCATGTCGATATCTCCGCCAAGGTTTTGTTTTTTCTAGCACAGTTAAGTCGGAGGAACAAGTATATTGTATACTGTTCACCGGCACAGCGGCGCAATCCTGTGGGTGGTCAATGGGGAGCCCGTCCGCAACGACAGGGGGCATAAACCGCCAGGCAATCCGCGACCGACAGCCACCCTAAAACATCTTCTCAAAAAAAAGAATTGCTCCTTACTGAAAAGGCTTCAAAAGCAATTCGCCAAACACGAAAACTCCAAATAAAAAATTTAAACGTTGTTACCAAAACATTTTTTTTAAAAATTTAATGGCAAAAAGATCAATCCCATTTCAGCGGTTCAATACCACAAATTCCACCCTAGACCCGCTCAGCCCTTAAAAAAAAGCGCAGAATCCTACCATCAAAGCCCGACATCTCTACCCAAAAGAGTAAAAAATAACCCCTTGACCTTTGTAAAACACTGTATTATTTTTCCTTCCAAAATCAATCAAAACACCTCATCAGCAAGCTGCGCAAAACCTCGGATAAAAAAATGGGGAGCTGACGGAGTTTCTTGCAAAGGAGTTCAAGGTGCCGGCCCGAGAAAAAGAGAGCTACAGCATCCGATCCGTTGATAACGCCCTGGCCCTGCTTGAAGCCCTCAGCGAAGAAGATGAGGAACTCAGCCTGTCCCGCCTGAGTGAGCGCATGGGACTGAACAAGGCGAGCGTTTTCCGCCTCCTTGCAACCTTCGAACGCCGGGGCTATGTCGAACGCCGCCAAGGATCGCGCGATTACCAACTTGGACCCTCGGCCTATGAAATCGGACAAAAACTTCTGTCGCGCATGGGGCTGCTTCGCAAGGCCCGACCCATTATGGAAAAACTGGTGCGCGAATGCGACGAAGCAGCCTACCTGGTGGTTCGCCGCAACGGCGATGCCCTTTTTCTTGACATGGTCGACAACATTCAGCAGGTCAAGGTTGTCTCGCTGGTCGGGCGGCGTTTGCCGCTGGACAGTTGCGCTGCGGGAAAAATCTTTCTCGCCTATGACGACAGTGACGAAGGAATGCAAGAGCAGGTGCTGAAAGAGGAACTGGAGGGGATTCGTCGGCAGGGCCATGCCGGCGACTGCCACGGCATCGGCGAGGGCGGTGCCTGCCTGGCCGTGCCCCTGCTGGATGCCGCCGCGGATGTTGTGGGAGTTCTTGCGCTGGTGGGTCCGGAATTTCGCATGCCGCAGGAGCGCATTGAAAGCCAATTGCTGCCGGCTCTGAAAACCGCCGGCGAAGTCATTTCTTCGAAACTGGGCTACCTGGGCTATTCCCTGCAAAAAACTCACTGAGAAAAACAAGGCGAACCGCTTAAAAACCCGGACGACAAGGTGCGGACAACGAGAAATGCTAGCGCGCGATGGAATCGAGCTTGTAGCGAACCCTGAGGGTTTTCATCAACATATTGACCCCCCTGAGAGCATCGCGCAAGCGCTCGCGATCGCGAGGGCTCATCAACTCAGGGTCAACATGGTTATCGGGTTCGCTCCCGCTGGCGAGGGCGCGCAGTTGCCCCTCAAGGCGCAGACGCATGAGATAGGTAAAAGACTCCTGAAGGATCTGGGCGTCGCGAGCCGAAATGATGCCGCGCCTGCCGAGCTGTTCGATCTTATCCCAGGTCGTTCCGCTGGAGATTCCCAACTCCAGCGCCAGCAAACTGACTCCTTCGGTCAGGGCAAAGCTCCCGGATTTTTTAATATCGACGGTCCCCCGGTGCTCACCCCGCCGCTCCACGCGGATGCGTCCGAACATTCCGAGGGGCGCACCGAAGCCCTCGATGTGCCGGGCCATATAGGGAAGATACAAAGTATTGCGCTGAATACAGGCAAACACATGGTCATGCAACGCCTGCTCCAGAGAAGTGTCGCCATAGAGCGCCCGGAAATCCTGAAACATACTGAAATTAACCATACTTTCAGGACGGGGCACGGCGATCCACCGCTCAAGGCGTTTACGCCAACCCGAGAGACTGTGACACCACTCAGGATTACTGGCAAGAGTGTTACCGGGGCAACGCGGAATCCCGACTTCCTCAAGAGCATCGACCAAACGCCTGGCAAAGGCTTCAAGCTGAGGCAGCCTCTCACGCGGAAAATCATCCGCATAAACCATGGCACTGTCCTGGTCGGT
The nucleotide sequence above comes from Geoalkalibacter ferrihydriticus DSM 17813. Encoded proteins:
- a CDS encoding IclR family transcriptional regulator — encoded protein: MPAREKESYSIRSVDNALALLEALSEEDEELSLSRLSERMGLNKASVFRLLATFERRGYVERRQGSRDYQLGPSAYEIGQKLLSRMGLLRKARPIMEKLVRECDEAAYLVVRRNGDALFLDMVDNIQQVKVVSLVGRRLPLDSCAAGKIFLAYDDSDEGMQEQVLKEELEGIRRQGHAGDCHGIGEGGACLAVPLLDAAADVVGVLALVGPEFRMPQERIESQLLPALKTAGEVISSKLGYLGYSLQKTH
- a CDS encoding putative nucleotidyltransferase substrate binding domain-containing protein, encoding MPNSEVGADGFFYLHADTLCKGPVVACGPEETVVDVAGKMSEHNISGLVVVEEAVPVGIVSIRDLRDLIARSGGNVGGFLARDIMKTDLVTTRRKDYVYDVLFKMAKHNIHRVIVIDENEKIFGVITDTDLLGLQTRSPLYLTREIESSTSVSQLSGINKRILETIGSAARWGADTKSLVQLICHFNDAFTLRIIALMENEEGIGLPPGAAYLILGSEGRGEQTLRTDQDSAMVYADDFPRERLPQLEAFARRLVDALEEVGIPRCPGNTLASNPEWCHSLSGWRKRLERWIAVPRPESMVNFSMFQDFRALYGDTSLEQALHDHVFACIQRNTLYLPYMARHIEGFGAPLGMFGRIRVERRGEHRGTVDIKKSGSFALTEGVSLLALELGISSGTTWDKIEQLGRRGIISARDAQILQESFTYLMRLRLEGQLRALASGSEPDNHVDPELMSPRDRERLRDALRGVNMLMKTLRVRYKLDSIAR
- a CDS encoding ferritin family protein — its product is MSSNKAKACYTYEAALEAAVKMENDGFRSYLEAMRKLKNKQARLVLKDAALDELEHKHALERALVEGTIEGEHAMERPVPTMNLDYVLHQKELSPDADARQALAFAIHLEKHAIDFYQKMMQGCEGAPMAKLFEKLLNDETRHLQELEDMYERHFMAEN